In one window of Pseudodesulfovibrio sediminis DNA:
- the mreC gene encoding rod shape-determining protein MreC: MTGPKKIAIIIVAGLFVYLSLHTWNLRTGHLDALSTYTGLDISGVILRPGIWVKDNVVGFWERYIYLVGLKQENDALKEEAAMCRKANLLMKAQAESAGRLEKILGFTAPEQWMFSGTRVIGHRMGPASALATITVDKGSAQGIADDMPVTALDGVVGRIWRTGVGTSTVLLLTDTNSRIAVIGDTHRSPGMLSGQGYGQSLRLRYINQNAKIDPGELLLTSGLSGIFPKGLPVARVTKVQRSDISLFLTVLAEPLVDVAKLEEVLLLSRQPEELPLTDATPADEEGDTGASDQ; this comes from the coding sequence ATGACCGGACCAAAAAAAATAGCCATCATCATCGTGGCAGGTCTATTTGTGTACCTTTCCCTGCACACCTGGAACCTGCGCACCGGACACCTCGACGCCCTGTCCACCTACACGGGGCTGGATATCTCCGGCGTCATCCTGCGGCCTGGCATCTGGGTCAAGGACAATGTCGTGGGATTCTGGGAACGCTACATCTATCTGGTGGGCCTCAAGCAGGAAAACGATGCTCTCAAAGAAGAAGCCGCCATGTGCAGAAAGGCCAACCTGCTCATGAAAGCCCAGGCCGAGAGTGCCGGACGGCTGGAAAAAATCCTGGGGTTCACCGCTCCCGAACAATGGATGTTTTCCGGTACGCGCGTCATCGGCCACCGTATGGGGCCGGCCAGCGCACTGGCCACCATCACCGTGGACAAGGGGAGCGCGCAAGGCATTGCGGACGACATGCCCGTCACCGCTCTTGACGGCGTGGTAGGCCGCATATGGCGTACCGGCGTGGGCACCTCGACCGTCCTTCTCCTGACCGACACCAACAGCCGCATCGCCGTCATCGGCGACACCCATCGCTCTCCGGGCATGCTCTCCGGTCAGGGATACGGCCAGTCTCTCAGACTCCGCTACATCAACCAGAACGCCAAGATCGATCCTGGCGAGCTTCTGCTCACATCCGGCCTGTCCGGCATCTTCCCCAAGGGATTGCCCGTGGCCCGTGTGACCAAAGTCCAACGCTCCGACATTTCCCTGTTCCTCACCGTGCTGGCCGAGCCGCTGGTGGACGTGGCCAAGCTTGAGGAAGTCCTGCTTCTGAGCCGTCAACCCGAGGAGCTGCCGCTGACGGATGCAACTCCTGCAGACGAGGAGGGCGACACCGGTGCCTCCGACCAATAA
- a CDS encoding substrate-binding periplasmic protein produces the protein MDKDTYIFMDEPIPPYIFSEEDGICKRGITKEIFDELFGRLGIRYEIRLVPWARALYCAKHGECDGIPLLMKNTERAAFLTYSDPVVENSDLIYYRPDRLGNFRWNTLDDLKDLSIGLVRGYTYSERLLKTIRHHNIPVRYAKDSELNFSMLHAGRVDIIVEDETVAGPLLDRHPRWSKDIRPTQRAVSSYYWHIGLSRKSPLVQHLDDINRALEAMRTDGSLETILNKQ, from the coding sequence ATGGATAAAGACACGTACATATTCATGGATGAGCCAATCCCCCCATATATATTCAGCGAAGAGGACGGCATCTGCAAACGGGGCATCACAAAAGAAATCTTTGATGAACTCTTTGGCCGGCTTGGGATACGATATGAAATCAGGCTTGTCCCCTGGGCACGGGCTTTGTACTGTGCGAAACATGGAGAATGTGACGGCATTCCCCTGCTGATGAAAAACACAGAGCGAGCAGCTTTTTTGACCTACAGTGATCCTGTCGTGGAAAACAGTGATCTAATATACTATCGGCCTGACCGACTGGGTAATTTCCGGTGGAACACCCTTGATGATTTAAAGGATTTATCCATTGGACTGGTACGAGGATATACATACAGTGAGAGGCTCCTCAAAACCATTCGCCACCACAACATCCCTGTCAGATACGCCAAGGATTCCGAGTTGAATTTCAGCATGCTGCATGCCGGGCGCGTCGATATCATTGTCGAAGACGAGACCGTGGCCGGACCGCTTTTGGACAGGCACCCGCGTTGGTCCAAAGACATACGCCCGACCCAGAGGGCGGTTTCCAGCTATTACTGGCATATCGGCCTGTCTCGAAAATCGCCTCTGGTACAGCACCTGGACGACATCAATCGCGCACTGGAAGCCATGCGCACCGACGGAAGTCTCGAAACCATTTTAAACAAACAGTGA
- a CDS encoding DUF4242 domain-containing protein — protein MPKYVIEREIPGAGNLTAEELQGISKHSCGVLQDLGPQVQWVQSYVTDDKIYCVYIAPDEAAVREHAEKGGFPANSVAEVRTIIDPTTAE, from the coding sequence ATGCCGAAATATGTTATCGAGAGAGAAATTCCCGGTGCAGGGAACCTGACTGCTGAAGAATTGCAGGGTATATCCAAGCATTCCTGTGGCGTATTGCAGGATCTTGGCCCCCAGGTTCAATGGGTCCAGTCCTATGTGACCGACGACAAGATCTACTGCGTCTACATTGCCCCCGATGAAGCCGCGGTGCGTGAACATGCCGAAAAAGGCGGTTTCCCTGCCAATTCGGTAGCCGAAGTCAGGACCATTATTGATCCGACAACGGCTGAATAA
- a CDS encoding TIGR01212 family radical SAM protein (This family includes YhcC from E. coli K-12, an uncharacterized radical SAM protein.): protein MRQRFGQRVQKIPLDGGFSCPNRDGTISREGCVFCNPMGSGSGMADRGLSLEEQWRFWRNHHYEHHGLELFAAYLQSYSNTHGPLDKLASILEKLAGLPGLTALSLGTRPDCLDDAKLDLLAAQQERLGLGEIFLELGLQSACDVTLDHINRGHDAEAFAVATHAAAQRGLTVVAHIIGGLPRPGGREGLTEMVDSVRFINSLPVRGVKFHNLYVARGTRLAKWYESGAYVPPSQDEYLMWLAEAVMHLDPKIVVHRLNGNPAKGELLAPDWAANMRGLHNAVRGYFKRHDIWQGRKNGAEEGPSAWFDPAYDRTASDES from the coding sequence ATGCGTCAACGGTTTGGTCAGCGCGTCCAGAAAATCCCGCTGGACGGGGGCTTTTCCTGTCCGAACAGGGATGGCACCATTTCCCGCGAGGGGTGCGTCTTCTGCAACCCCATGGGCTCAGGTTCAGGCATGGCGGATCGCGGTCTTTCGCTGGAGGAGCAGTGGCGGTTTTGGCGCAATCACCACTATGAGCACCACGGGCTGGAACTGTTTGCCGCCTATCTTCAATCCTACTCCAACACGCACGGCCCCCTCGACAAGCTCGCTTCGATTCTGGAGAAGCTCGCCGGACTCCCCGGGTTGACCGCGTTGTCGTTGGGCACGCGCCCCGATTGTCTGGATGATGCCAAGCTCGATCTGCTGGCCGCCCAGCAGGAACGCCTTGGACTCGGCGAGATTTTCCTTGAGCTGGGGTTGCAGTCCGCCTGCGACGTCACTCTCGATCATATCAACCGTGGACATGATGCCGAGGCCTTTGCCGTGGCCACCCACGCGGCTGCGCAGCGCGGGCTGACCGTGGTGGCCCACATCATCGGGGGCCTGCCCAGGCCGGGCGGTCGCGAAGGACTGACCGAGATGGTCGATTCCGTGAGGTTCATCAACTCCCTGCCCGTTCGGGGGGTCAAGTTTCACAATCTGTATGTGGCTCGCGGCACACGGCTTGCCAAATGGTATGAGAGCGGAGCCTATGTCCCCCCCTCCCAGGACGAGTATCTCATGTGGCTGGCCGAGGCTGTCATGCATCTTGATCCGAAGATCGTTGTACATCGCCTCAACGGCAACCCTGCCAAGGGGGAACTGCTGGCCCCGGACTGGGCGGCCAATATGCGGGGCCTGCACAACGCGGTGCGCGGGTATTTCAAACGGCATGACATCTGGCAGGGACGGAAGAACGGTGCCGAAGAAGGGCCGTCCGCGTGGTTTGATCCGGCGTATGACAGGACCGCTTCAGACGAATCCTGA
- a CDS encoding rod shape-determining protein → MGSLLNRIIGSFSSDLAIDLGTANTLVYVKGKGVMLSEPSVVAVKKDSRGGKAVLAVGAEAKKMLGRTPGNIVAIRPMKDGVIADFEVTEAMLRHFISKVHNSRRLVRPRIMICVPTGITQVEKRAVRESAQSAGAREVYLIEEPMAAAIGANLPITEPTSNMIVDIGGGTTEIAVISLSGIVYARSVRIGGDKMDEAIMQHVKRKYNMLIGESTSEQIKINIGSAYPLGDEEPIMEVKGRDLVTGIPQNRPITAEEVREAISEQVEGIVQGVRIALEQTPPELAADIVDRGIVLTGGGALLKGLDQLLQHETQLPITVVEDPLTAVVLGSGKALDNIDLYKDITTD, encoded by the coding sequence ATGGGTAGCCTGCTCAACAGAATCATCGGCTCTTTTTCCAGTGATCTTGCCATTGACCTGGGCACAGCGAACACGCTGGTCTATGTCAAAGGCAAGGGCGTCATGCTGAGTGAACCGTCGGTCGTGGCTGTAAAAAAAGACTCGCGCGGTGGCAAGGCCGTGCTGGCAGTCGGCGCCGAAGCAAAGAAGATGCTCGGCCGTACGCCCGGCAACATCGTTGCCATCAGACCCATGAAGGACGGCGTCATCGCCGACTTCGAAGTCACGGAAGCCATGCTTCGCCACTTTATTTCCAAAGTCCACAACTCCAGACGGCTTGTCCGTCCCCGAATCATGATCTGTGTGCCCACGGGCATTACGCAGGTCGAAAAACGCGCTGTCAGGGAATCGGCACAGAGTGCCGGTGCTCGTGAGGTCTACCTCATCGAGGAACCCATGGCCGCAGCCATCGGGGCCAACCTGCCCATCACTGAACCGACCTCGAACATGATAGTGGACATCGGCGGCGGCACCACCGAGATCGCCGTCATCTCCCTGTCCGGTATTGTCTACGCCCGTTCCGTCCGGATCGGCGGCGACAAGATGGACGAGGCGATCATGCAGCACGTCAAACGCAAGTACAACATGCTCATCGGTGAATCCACATCGGAACAGATCAAGATCAACATCGGGTCCGCCTACCCTCTGGGTGACGAAGAGCCGATCATGGAAGTCAAGGGTCGTGACCTGGTCACTGGTATTCCCCAGAACCGCCCCATCACCGCCGAAGAGGTCCGCGAGGCCATCAGTGAGCAGGTGGAAGGCATCGTTCAGGGCGTCCGCATCGCGCTGGAACAGACACCGCCCGAGCTGGCGGCCGACATCGTTGACCGAGGCATCGTCCTCACCGGCGGCGGCGCGCTCCTCAAGGGGCTTGATCAGCTGTTGCAGCATGAGACCCAATTGCCCATCACCGTGGTTGAAGACCCGCTCACAGCGGTTGTCCTCGGCTCGGGCAAGGCGCTCGACAATATTGACCTGTACAAGGATATCACCACGGACTAG